One Mercurialis annua linkage group LG3, ddMerAnnu1.2, whole genome shotgun sequence DNA window includes the following coding sequences:
- the LOC126673360 gene encoding piezo-type mechanosensitive ion channel homolog isoform X2: MGRFLIGFALPLLFLTGALVNWSLISLADLLAFLFIQYSAPKIGCHPQRQSLLSWCALIFSLLAVFSHSTFHILLAVKGGQWCISDAPWAKLVGFMSVHSWRLPYVIWFPVIQVSAAFIATVGIYRSRFGLDLQNDTGLGRLYYSVVHIGSHIRVLCCFLLPTVQLVVGISHPSWASLPFFICSSIGLVNWSITSNFLGLFQWWRYLLLYAGLNIILLYVYQLPIEFPEMIQYVSDFIGLYKISAQSEWSEICSCLSLLFFYFMLSWIRCDLTEMHFIMSTRENTLTEQLLPSKHSVFIHESRSGVRHTNVMLRGAVFRTFSVNFFTYGFPISLIALSFWSFHFASICAFGLLAYVGYILYTFPSLFHLHHLNGLLLVFILLWAAGTYVFNVAYTFLNKKMWKDIEIWETIGLWHYPIPGFYLLAQFCLGVLVALGNLVNNSVFLYLSDGDRESSSDDFIVGESEETKVLIVATIAWGLRKSSRAIALVLIFLIALKPGIIYAIYMMFFLVYLLSHTISWKIRQSLIVLCEVHFALLYILKLNLISKALEKQSSFSMDILSQLGFLDHSSTVDLLKIAALACSCAIHNHGFKMVSSFSAILQHTPCPPIGFSILRAGLIKSVLLSVSTSVSSRKHYSNSSHDKWIVSHLRAIGQKFLSVYRSCGTYIAFLTILFTVYQVKPNYVSFGYLFFLLLWMTGRQLLEKTKKRLWLPLKIYAGLVFVLVYGFSVFFSFRMWLCKMFDLSSVFGYNPEASVLENIWQSLAVLVVMQLYSYERRQSQFYPPYDIDASEKSNFSFMKRLLILHSEKILDIALFYTSLSPISVFGFLYLLGLAFCSTLPKSSWIPSKLFLVYSGCLVMLEYLFQLQGHQAEMFPGQKHSSVALFLGLQLYKPGFMGIESGLRGKILVIISCILRYNVFHWVEKMPFNYENGGRWEEPCALFEISEEAPEELTKDSSYVSEKRKDGRSLSWPSFGSFTSRGLEGTSSEGDFEVINTGKYSKTSGSSKEIQKWNRKRIHILRKERLHLQKITLKAYVKFWIENMFNLFGLEINMIALLLASFAVLNSISMLYVASLAACIILPRNVMRKKWPIFVFLFASIVILEYLAIWLNQIFWKTDAGTEIEVSCNDCWRSSHLYFDYCKKCWLGIIVDDPRMLISYYAVFMLSCFKYRADRFSSLPASETYQQMMSRYKKTSLSNILFEKKFMWTFLDYVRLYSCCHLLDLVLTLVLITGTLEFDILHIGYLGFALIFFRRRLQILKKKNEFFKFLRMYNFAVIVLSLAYQSPFLGGFCSVKCEMIDYISEVIGFHKYDYGFRITSRSALVEIIIFMLVSLQSYMFSAPEFDYVSEYLEAEQIGAIVREQEKKASWKTSQLQQIRNSEEEKRLRNLQVEKIKSEMLSLQIQLQNISTIANCGSASQSQENWRRSSSLSTEIASSIIGKEDADFRKQSGDLSTDLEFPFDVTVSESPKNKSTQNLSASHVRKHSIDFLKEIPEMKGKAASFEVGSHERDEVKSLAKKRPLHSAVHLLNDGVSQVRFLSHMAVSNIVSFFNIKREQPDFGDDSSIDEVYYEIENENTGYEPISLTFSMLSDDEPTTSDSGCLQLGMILRYMWFQMRSNNDVVCYCFFVLIFLWNFSLLSMVYPAVLFLYALCASSGPNNVFWVVMLIYTEMAILVQYVYQIIIQHCGLQFNLSFLQELGFPANKIMSSFVISNLPLFMVYLFTLMQTSLTARDSEWTTVSESSFQKRRNKCQKEAVQGFWMRIKTLFWSARTSVELFVRGLYTYWKSATEGAETPPYFVQVSMKVDSWPRDGIQPERIKSGINKVLKIMHDKRCQQTSANHFHSISRVRVQSIEKSPEHDNVALAVLEVLYASPLKECGQAEFYKSLTPAADVAYEILEAERAGVIEKIQFPYPILSVIGGGKKDIDLYAFTFCADLVVFFLVSVFYQLVMKNNSEFLEVYQLEDQFPKEFVFILLAIQIRFGIPHKSTLYRQALTSSISQINYLGFRIYRALPFLYELRCVLDWSCTTTSLTMYDWLKLEDIHASLFLVNCDVDLNRATHQQGQKQTKMTKFCNGICLFFILMCVIWTPMLMYSSGNPTNIANPIQEASIRIDIRTTSGRLTLFETTLCEKISWDKISSPNDLDPRGYLSAYDKKDVQLICCQADASSLWLVPPVVQLRYMESLRWSMDIIFSWQLTRDRPKGKEVVRYELTVQNEDLPTYSQVMAVLNGTTDSFRIYNVYPRYFRVTGSGEVRLLEELVDLVSGDLVLNRGNPEWWSFHDIDVSSGCGEFAGPMAIIVSEETPQGILGETLSKFSIWGLYITFVLAVGRFIRLQCSDLRMRIPFENLPSCDRLLAICEDIYAARAEGELEVEEVLYWTLVKIYRSPHMLIEYTKPD, translated from the exons ATGGGGAGGTTCCTCATTGGATTTGCATTGCCTTTACTGTTTTTGACAG GTGCTCTAGTCAATTGGAGTTTGATATCTCTGGCTGATTTGTTAGCCTTTCTCTTCATCCAGTATTCTGCACCAAAAATTG GTTGTCATCCTCAAAGACAATCTCTTCTATCATGGTGTGCGCTTATCTTTTCTTTGCTGGCTGTTTTTTCACATTcaacatttcacattttgttGGCCGTTAAGGGAGGCCAATGGTGTATATCTGATGCTCCATGGGCCAAGTTAGTCGGCTTTATGAG TGTTCATTCTTGGAGGTTGCCATATGTAATATGGTTTCCAGTCATCCAAGTATCCGCAGCTTTTATTGCAACTGTTGGAATTTACAGAAGCAGATTTGGTCTTGACCTACAGAATGATACTGGGTTGGGGCGTTTGTATTATTCTGTCGTACATATAG GTTCTCATATCAGGGTACTATGCTGTTTCTTGCTGCCCACTGTACAGCTGGTTGTGGGCATTAGTCATCCATCGTGGGCATCCTTACCGTTTTTCATTTGCAGCAGTATTGGACTTGTTAATTGGTCAATTACTAGCAATTTCTTGGGCCTCTTCCA GTGGTGGAGGTATCTTTTGTTGTACGCGGGCTTGAATATTATCCTGTTGTATGTCTATCAACTTCCAATCGAGTTTCCTGAGATGATTCAATATGTTTCTGATTTCATTGGCCTCTATAAGATATCTGCACAATCAGAGTGGTCAGAAATATGCTCCTGCCTTTCACtactatttttttactttatg TTATCTTGGATTAGATGCGATCTTACAGAAATGCATTTTATCATGTCAACAAGAGAAAACACCTTGACTGAGCAGCTGCTTCCCTCAAAACATTCAGTTTTTATTCATGAATCGAG ATCTGGTGTAAGGCACACAAATGTTATGTTGAGAGGAGCAGTTTTTCGAACTTTTAGCGTCAACTTTTTCACTTATGGTTTTCCG ATATCCTTAATTGCTCTGTCGTTTTGGAGTTTCCATTTCGCAAGTATCTGTGCATTTGGACTACTTGCTTATGTTGGCTACATTCTGTATACATTCCCTTCACTGTTCCACTTGCACCATTTGAACGGTTTGCTTCTTGTCTTTATACTCTTATGGGCTGCTGGAACCTATGTCTTCAATGTGGCATATACTTTCCTAAATAAGAAAATGTGGAAG GATATAGAAATATGGGAAACTATTGGTTTATGGCATTACCCTATTCCTGGATTTTATCTTCTTGCACAATTTTGTCTTGGTGTCCTTGTGGCTTTGGGAAATCTTGTAAACAACTCCGTCTTCCTGTACTTGTCTGATGGAGATAGAGAGTCTTCATCTGATGACTTCATAGTGGGAG AGAGTGAAGAGACCAAAGTTCTGATTGTAGCTACGATAGCATGGGGACTGCGTAAAAGCTCCCGTGCTATAGCCCTGGTGCTGATATTTCTTATTGCATTGAAACCTGGCATCATTTATGCCATTTATA TGATGTTCTTTCTAGTATATCTATTGAGCCACACCATCAGTTGGAAGATTCGCCAATCACTGATTGTTTTATGTGAAGTACATTTTGCGCTGCTGTATATTCTTAAGCTTAATCTGATTTCTAAAGCTTTGGAAAAGCAAAGCTCATTTTCCATGGACATACTCTCGCAGTTAG GTTTTCTTGATCATTCTAGTACGGTGGATCTCTTGAAGATAGCAGCGCTTGCTTGCTCCTGTGCAATTCATAATCATGGTTTTAAAATGGTGTCCTCGTTTTCAGCAATTCTGCAGCATACTCCCTGTCCCCCGATTGGGTTTAGCATACTAAGAGCTGGTTTGATCAAATCAGTTCTTTTATCAGTTTCTACTTCAGTATCCAGCCGGAAGCATTATAGTAACTCATCTCATG ATAAATGGATAGTATCACATCTGAGAGCAATTGGACAGAAGTTTCTTTCAGTCTATCGATCATGTGGGACCTACATTGCCTTCCTGACAATTCTTTTCACTGTGTACCAAGTAAAGCCTAATTATGTTTCATTTGGTtacctattcttccttcttctaTGGATGACTGGAAGACAACTGTTGGAGAAGACAAAAAAACGCCTTTGGTTACCATTGAAAATATACGCAGGCTTAGTATTTGTTCTAGTTTATGGATTCAGTGTCTTCTTCAGTTTCCGGATGTGGTTATGCAAGATGTTTGACCTATCTTCTGTCTTCGGATATAACCCAGAAGCTTCCGTATTGGAAAATATCTGGCAGTCCCTTGCTGTATTAGTTGTCATGCAACTATATAGCTATGAGAGGAGACAGAGCCAATTTTATCCACCATATGACATTGATGCATCAGAAAAAAGTAACTTTTCTTTCATGAAGCGTCTTCTAATTTTGCACAGCGAGAAGATCCTAGACATTGCTTTATTTTACACATCGCTGTCCCCTATAAGTGTATTTGGTTTTCTGTATCTTCTCGGCCTGGCTTTTTGTTCCACGTTGCCAAAGTCTTCTTGGATCCCTTCAAAATTGTTTCTAGTTTATTCGGGATGTCTTGTGATGCTTGAATATCTTTTCCAGTTACAGGGTCATCAGGCTGAAATGTTCCCTGGTCAAAAGCACTCTTCTGTCGCACTTTTCCTGGGATTGCAGCTCTATAAGCCTGGTTTCATGGGTATAGAATCAGGATTAAGGGGGAAAATTCTGGTTATTATTTCATGTATTCTTCGGTACAATGTCTTCCACTGGGTGGAGAAGATGccatttaattatgaaaatgGAGGGAGATGGGAAGAGCCTTGTGCTTTGTTTGAAATATCAGAAGAAGCTCCGGAAGAACTTACAAAAGATTCCAGCTATGTGTCAGAGAAGAGAAAAGATGGGAGAAGTCTTTCATGGCCATCATTTGGCAGTTTTACATCCCGAGGGCTGGAAGGTACCTCCTCTGAAGGAGATTTTGAAGTCATTAACACtggaaaatattcaaaaactaGTGGAAGCTCCAAAGAGATCCAAAAGTGGAATCGAAAAAGAATTCATATCTTGAGGAAAGAAAGACTTCATCTGCAAAAGATTACTTTAAAAGCATACGTGAAGTTTTGGATTGAGAATATGTTCAATCTCTTTGGGCTTGAGATTAACATGATCGCTTTACTTCTCGCCAGCTTTGCTGTGCTCAATTCCATCTCTATGCTTTATGTTGCATCACTAGCTGCCTGTATTATTTTACCTCGGAATGTCATGCGAAAAAAGTGGCCCATATTTGTTTTCTTGTTTGCTTCTATTGTTATACTTGAGTACTTGGCCATTTGGTTGAATCAGATATTTTGGAAGACAGATGCGGGGACTGAGATAGAAGTTTCATGTAATGACTGTTGGAGAAGCTCCCATCTATACTTTGACTACTGCAAAAAATGCTGGTTAG GAATCATAGTTGATGATCCACGAATGCTTATCAGTTATTATGCGGTCTTTATGTTATCCTGTTTCAAGTACCGTGCTGATCGCTTTTCAAGTCTTCCAGCATCAGAGACATATCAACAGATGATGTCTCGATATAAGAAGACATCGCTCAGTAATATCTTATTTGAAAAGAAATTCATGTGGACATTTCTTGACTATGTAAGGCTTTATAGTTGTTGCCACTTACTAGATCTTGTTCTGACTTTAGTTTTAATCACGGGAACGCTTGAATTTGACATTCTACACATAGGATACCTTGGTTTTGCTCTGATTTTTTTCCGAAGGAGGCTTCAAAttctgaagaagaagaatgaattCTTCAAGTTCTTGAGGATGTACAACTTCGCTGTGATTGTCCTTTCTCTTGCTTACCAATCACCTTTTCTGGGCGGGTTTTGCAGTGTGAAATGTGAAATGATAGATTACATCAGTGAGGTAATTGGATTTCATAAGTATGACTATGGGTTCCGAATAACATCGAGATCAGCATTGGTTGAAATTATCATATTTATGCTGGTATCACTGCAATCATATATGTTTTCAGCACCTGAGTTTGATTATGTGTCCGAATATCTTGAAGCAGAACAGATTGGTGCTATAGTGCGAGAGCAGGAGAAGAAGGCTTCTTGGAAGACTTCGCAGTTGCAGCAGATACGAAATTCTGAAGAGGAGAAACGCTTACGTAACTTACAGGTGGAAAAGATAAAATCAGAAATGCTTAGCCTCCAAATCCAGCTTCAGAATATCAGTACCATTGCAAACTGCGGTAGTGCTTCTCAAAGTCAAGAAAATTGGAGAAGAAGTTCATCTCTAAGCACGGAAATAGCCAGTAGCATCATAGGCAAAGAGGATGCTGATTTCAGGAAGCAATCTGGTGATTTGAGTACTGATTTAGAATTCCCTTTTGATGTGACCGTGAGTGAATCTCCCAAAAATAAAAGTACACAAAACCTATCAGCATCGCACGTAAGAAAGCATTCAATAGATTTTCTTAAAGAGATCCCTGAGATGAAAGGCAAAGCTGCTAGCTTTGAGGTTGGATCACATGAGAGAGATGAAGTAAAATCTCTAGCCAAGAAGAGGCCATTACACTCAGCAGTACATCTGTTAAATGATGGAGTTTCTCAAGTTCGCTTTCTTAGTCATATGGCAGTTTCCAATATAGTGAGTTTCTTTAATATAAAACGTGAACAGCCAGATTTTGGTGATGACTCTTCTATTGATGAGGTATACTATGAGATAGAAAATGAGAATACAGGATATGAACCTATCAGCCTCACATTTTCTATGCTATCGGATGATGAGCCGACCACCTCTGACAGTGGATGCCTGCAACTTGGGATGATTCTCCGCTACATGTGGTTCCAAATGCGATCAAATAATGATGTTGTTTGTTATTGTTTCTTTGTTCTAATTTTCTTGTGGAATTTCAGCTTGCTCTCAATGGTTTATCCTGCAGTTCTCTTTCTGTATGCTCTCTGTGCAAGTTCTGGTCCAAATAATGTGTTCTGGGTTGTCATGCTGATTTACACAGAGATGGCTATATTGGTTCAGTATGTTTATCAAATCATCATCCAGCATTGCGGGTTGCAATTCAATTTAAGTTTTCTTCAGGAATTAGGATTTCCTGCAAATAAAATCATGTCATCTTTTGTAATCAGCAACTTGCCGCTTTTTATGGTTTACTTGTTTACTCTCATGCAAACCTCCTTAACTGCAAGAGACAGTGAATGGACAACAGTTTCTGAATCCAGCTTCCAAAAGAGAAGAAACAAGTGCCAAAAAGAAGCTGTTCAGGGCTTCTGGATGAGAATAAAGACGTTATTTTGGTCTGCTAGAACTTCTGTTGAACTATTTGTTAGAGGCCTTTATACATATTGGAAATCTGCAACAGAGGGAGCAGAAACTCCACCTTACTTTGTGCAGGTGTCTATGAAAGTTGATTCCTGGCCTAGAGATGGCATTCAGCCAGAGAGAATAAAATCGGGAATAAACAAGGTACTCAAGATTATGCATGACAAAAGATGTCAGCAAACAAGTGCAAATCATTTTCATTCAATCAGTAGAGTTCGGGTTCAAAGTATTGAAAAAAGTCCAGAACATGATAATGTTGCTTTGGCTGTTTTAGAAGTATTATATGCCTCTCCTTTAAAAGAATGCGGCCAAGCAGAATTTTACAAGTCACTAACTCCAGCAGCAGATGTAGCATATGAGATTCTAGAAGCTGAACGTGCTGGTGTTATTGAGAAGATACAGTTCCCTTACCCTATACTTTCAGTGATCGGTGGAGGAAAGAAAGATATTGATCTCTATGCTTTCACATTTTGTGCTGATTTAGTGGTTTTTTTCTTGGTCTCCGTGTTTTATCAATTGGTTATGAAAAACAACTCTGAATTCCTTGAAGTTTATCAGCTTGAAGATCAGTTCCCGAAAGAGTTCGTGTTCATATTATTG GCCATACAGATAAGGTTTGGAATTCCACACAAAAGTACTTTATATCGGCAGGCTTTGACAAGTAGCATTTcgcaaattaattatttgggtTTTCGAATTTATCGTGCTCTACCGTTCCTTTATGAATTACGATGTGTGCTCGATTGGTCTTGCACAACCACGTCTCTGACTATGTACGACTGGCTGAAG TTGGAAGACATTCACGCCAGCTTGTTTCTTGTCAATTGTGATGTGGATCTGAACAGAGCAACGCACCAACAAGGGCAAAAGCAGACCAAAATGACTAAGTTTTGCAACGGGATATGCTTGTTTTTCATTCTGATGTGCGTTATATGGACTCCTATGctg ATGTATAGCAGTGGTAACCCCACAAACATTGCGAACCCAATCCAAGAAGCCAGCATTCGGATTGATATAAGGACAACGAGTGGACGATTAACACTATTTGAGACAACATTGTGTGAAAAGATCTCTTGGGATAAAATCAGTTCACCTAATGATCTTGACCCCAGAGGTTATTTAAGCGCATATGATAAGAAAGACGTACAATTAATATGCTGCCAAGCTGATGCTAGCTCCTTGTGGCTTGTTCCTCCAGTTGTCCAGCTTAGATACATGGAATCTCTAAGGTGGAGCATGGACATCATTTTTTCTTGGCAGTTAACCAGAGATCGGCCAAAAGGAAAGGAAGTTGTAAGATATGAATTGACCGTTCAAAATGAGGATCTTCCTACGTATTCACAAGTAATGGCAGTGCTAAATGGTACTACCGATAGCTTCAGGATATATAATGTTTATCCAAGATACTTTCGAGTTACAGGATCTGGTGAAGTGCGGCTCTTGGAAGAGTTG GTAGATCTGGTTAGTGGAGATCTCGTTCTCAATCGAGGGAATCCAGAATGGTGGTCTTTCCATGATATCGATGTGTCATCAGGATGCGGTGAGTTTGCAGGTCCTATGGCTATAATTGTTTCCGAGGAAACACCAC AGGGCATTCTAGGTGAAACGCTGAGCAAGTTCAGCATCTGGGGTCTCTATATCACTTTTGTTCTGGCCGTCGGCCGTTTCATCAGACTACAATGTTCTGACCTGAGAATGAGAATACCATTTGAAAATTTACCATCTTGTGACAG GTTGTTAGCAATCTGCGAGGATATATATGCTGCAAGAGCAGAGGGTGAGCTTGAAGTTGAAGAAGTGCTTTATTGGACATTAGTGAAAATTTATCGGTCACCACATATGCTGATCGAATACACCAAGCCTGACTGA